A genomic segment from Pistricoccus aurantiacus encodes:
- a CDS encoding DUF6448 family protein: protein MTAIFRKRLLAIATTSALTLLLATPAFAHCDAMDGPVISEAQIALSSGDITPLLKWVPASDETALTSAFNKTLEVRKLGDDAQELADQQFFATLVEIHRAYEGAPFTGVKPAGEIDPAIQAADTALEKGEIDAFLARVVDKFEQEARSAFEATLAAKQQASESPDKGREFVEHYVHYVYYLEDVHNVIAGNSGSHDH, encoded by the coding sequence ATGACCGCAATCTTTCGCAAGCGCCTGCTGGCAATCGCAACCACTTCTGCCCTGACCCTGCTGCTGGCCACCCCAGCGTTCGCTCACTGCGACGCCATGGACGGTCCGGTGATCTCGGAAGCGCAAATAGCGCTGAGTTCGGGCGATATCACCCCGCTGCTGAAATGGGTACCAGCCTCGGACGAGACGGCCTTGACCAGCGCCTTCAACAAGACGCTCGAGGTGAGAAAGCTTGGCGACGACGCCCAGGAGCTGGCCGATCAGCAATTCTTCGCGACCCTGGTAGAGATACACCGCGCCTACGAAGGCGCTCCCTTCACCGGCGTCAAGCCAGCAGGCGAGATCGACCCTGCCATCCAGGCGGCCGATACAGCGCTGGAGAAAGGCGAGATCGATGCCTTCCTGGCACGCGTGGTCGACAAGTTCGAGCAGGAGGCCCGCTCGGCCTTCGAAGCCACCCTGGCGGCCAAGCAGCAGGCGAGTGAGAGCCCCGATAAGGGCCGGGAGTTCGTCGAACACTATGTGCACTACGTGTATTACCTCGAGGATGTGCACAACGTGATCGCCGGCAACAGCGGCTCCCATGATCACTGA
- a CDS encoding heavy-metal-associated domain-containing protein, with protein sequence MSNSTSLKNTTLRSNEFSCPSCVEKIETKLKRLDGVESAEVKFASGRVIVSHDPEKASVRNLVDAVAEVGYTVKPSAI encoded by the coding sequence ATGAGTAATTCTACTTCCTTGAAGAATACTACCTTGCGGTCCAATGAATTCTCCTGCCCCAGCTGCGTCGAGAAGATCGAGACCAAGCTCAAGAGGCTCGACGGCGTCGAATCCGCCGAGGTGAAGTTCGCCTCCGGCCGGGTGATCGTCAGCCACGACCCGGAAAAAGCCTCGGTACGCAACCTTGTCGACGCCGTCGCCGAGGTCGGCTACACCGTCAAGCCCTCAGCCATCTGA
- the cas6f gene encoding type I-F CRISPR-associated endoribonuclease Cas6/Csy4 codes for MNHYIDIRLRLDPEFPAPMLMGALYAKLHRALFDLDADDIGVSFPEHKSGVQARTLGEQFRLHGSRQRLEQLMESEWLIGMRDHVVSSNVQAVPEGVRHVVVKRRQFNTGGESRAKRYAKRHDISLEEARQLYAAPASRRIELPFVQLNSRSSQQRFCLFIDHGKPQREPVQGTFNHYGLSRHATVPWF; via the coding sequence ATGAATCACTACATCGATATTCGCCTACGGCTCGATCCGGAATTTCCGGCGCCAATGTTGATGGGAGCGCTCTACGCCAAGCTGCACCGAGCGCTTTTTGATCTCGACGCCGATGATATCGGCGTCAGCTTTCCCGAACATAAAAGCGGAGTGCAGGCGCGCACCCTGGGGGAGCAATTTCGTCTCCACGGCTCTCGCCAAAGACTCGAGCAACTGATGGAGAGTGAATGGTTAATCGGCATGCGCGATCACGTCGTATCGAGCAATGTGCAAGCGGTACCCGAAGGTGTGAGACATGTCGTAGTGAAGCGTAGGCAGTTCAACACCGGCGGCGAAAGCCGCGCCAAGCGTTATGCCAAACGTCATGACATAAGCCTGGAGGAAGCGCGGCAGCTATATGCCGCACCGGCGTCGCGTCGCATCGAACTGCCGTTCGTACAGCTCAACAGCCGCTCGAGCCAGCAGCGCTTCTGCCTGTTTATCGACCACGGCAAGCCGCAAAGGGAACCCGTACAAGGCACGTTCAACCACTACGGCCTGAGCCGTCATGCCACGGTACCCTGGTTTTGA
- the arfA gene encoding alternative ribosome rescue factor ArfA, translating into MKKGKIRDNALKAKLRTPMFRMRQEKPKKGKGSYSRKNQRGYRQAA; encoded by the coding sequence ATGAAAAAAGGCAAGATTCGTGACAACGCCTTGAAGGCAAAACTGCGCACGCCGATGTTCCGCATGCGCCAGGAAAAACCCAAGAAGGGCAAGGGAAGCTACTCCCGCAAGAATCAGCGGGGGTATCGCCAAGCCGCTTGA
- a CDS encoding heavy metal translocating P-type ATPase, translating into MTRWKNWGVVIVSGLLIIASWTTGWDTLMIAAAAVAGYQIAISAIQALRVKIVSIDLLVTVAAIGALFINNYWESAAVTFLFAFGGALERATLNKTRKALSDLVDAAPETATVLRDGEAETVEVWELVPGDIVLIKNGEQVPVDGTVVTGHGGVDEATITGESVPAEKAEGEEVFAGTWLRSGLLRVKAVGIGSDTALAKIIHRVEDAQDDKAKTQTFMEKFSRYYTPGVMLTALVIGLITSNVELALTLLVIGCPGAMVISIPVSIVAGIGRAARDGVLIKGGEYLETSARVNAVVVDKTGTLTYGRPVLTDVVVLDDAYSEDQVLTLAARAETASEHPLAEAIIRGAEQRKLTVEMVDKAEPVTGKGIRANIDGRTIAVGTADLLDQSPDNTRTLELNAAGKTAMYVGVDGRAVGIVAVADTIRDTAYQAIKALHDNGVKVIMATGDAKRVAENIAAELGIDEVHAELMPEDKLVIVKELQSQGYTVGMVGDGVNDTPALAQADIGIAMGAAGSPAAIETADIALMADRLPRLPYALNLAKRTVKTMRLNIAIALLLFGVLFGGVTMAIGMLVHEASVLLVIAIAMLLLRPTLKDEQETQAMSQKREAEALAS; encoded by the coding sequence ATGACACGCTGGAAAAACTGGGGTGTGGTGATCGTCTCGGGACTACTGATCATCGCCTCCTGGACCACCGGCTGGGACACACTGATGATCGCCGCGGCTGCGGTGGCCGGCTATCAGATCGCCATCTCCGCCATTCAAGCGCTGCGGGTCAAGATCGTCTCTATCGACCTGCTGGTCACTGTCGCCGCCATCGGCGCTCTGTTTATCAACAACTACTGGGAATCGGCAGCGGTAACCTTCCTCTTCGCCTTCGGCGGCGCCCTGGAGAGGGCCACCCTGAACAAGACTCGCAAGGCCCTGTCGGATCTGGTCGATGCCGCTCCCGAGACGGCCACCGTGCTGCGTGACGGGGAAGCAGAGACCGTCGAGGTATGGGAGCTTGTGCCTGGCGACATAGTGCTGATCAAGAACGGTGAACAGGTTCCCGTCGATGGCACCGTGGTCACCGGCCATGGCGGCGTGGATGAAGCCACCATCACCGGTGAGTCCGTCCCCGCCGAGAAAGCCGAAGGCGAGGAGGTCTTCGCCGGTACCTGGCTGAGATCCGGCTTGCTGCGCGTCAAGGCGGTTGGCATCGGATCGGACACTGCCCTGGCCAAGATCATTCACCGCGTCGAAGACGCCCAGGATGACAAGGCCAAAACCCAGACCTTCATGGAGAAATTCTCCAGGTACTATACCCCGGGGGTCATGCTGACCGCGCTGGTGATCGGCCTGATCACCAGCAATGTGGAACTGGCCCTGACCCTGCTGGTCATCGGCTGTCCGGGTGCCATGGTGATTTCCATCCCGGTATCCATCGTGGCGGGTATCGGTCGCGCGGCCAGAGACGGCGTCCTGATCAAGGGCGGCGAATATCTCGAAACCTCGGCCCGTGTCAACGCCGTGGTGGTGGACAAGACCGGCACACTGACTTACGGCAGGCCGGTGTTGACCGATGTAGTCGTACTGGATGACGCCTACAGCGAAGACCAGGTGCTCACTCTGGCCGCCAGGGCCGAGACCGCCTCCGAACATCCTCTGGCGGAAGCGATCATCCGCGGCGCCGAACAGCGCAAACTGACTGTGGAGATGGTCGACAAGGCGGAGCCGGTTACCGGTAAGGGTATTCGCGCCAATATTGATGGACGCACCATCGCGGTCGGCACCGCCGACCTGCTCGACCAGAGCCCGGACAACACGCGTACCCTGGAGCTCAACGCCGCCGGAAAGACCGCCATGTACGTTGGCGTGGACGGCCGCGCCGTCGGTATCGTGGCCGTGGCGGATACCATTCGCGACACTGCTTACCAGGCGATCAAGGCTCTGCACGACAATGGCGTCAAGGTCATCATGGCCACCGGGGACGCCAAGCGTGTCGCCGAGAACATTGCCGCTGAGCTCGGCATCGATGAAGTGCACGCAGAGCTGATGCCCGAAGATAAGCTGGTCATCGTCAAGGAGCTGCAGAGCCAAGGGTATACCGTGGGCATGGTCGGTGACGGCGTCAACGATACCCCCGCCCTCGCCCAGGCCGATATCGGGATCGCCATGGGCGCAGCCGGCTCACCGGCGGCCATCGAAACCGCGGATATCGCCCTGATGGCCGACCGGCTGCCTCGCCTGCCTTATGCCCTTAACCTGGCCAAGCGGACGGTAAAGACCATGCGTCTCAACATCGCCATCGCCCTGCTGCTTTTCGGCGTACTCTTCGGCGGCGTGACCATGGCCATCGGCATGCTGGTTCACGAGGCCTCGGTGCTGCTGGTCATCGCCATCGCCATGCTGCTGCTGCGCCCGACCCTCAAGGATGAGCAGGAAACGCAGGCAATGAGCCAGAAGCGTGAAGCCGAAGCACTGGCTTCCTGA
- a CDS encoding DUF6394 family protein — MNLERVVFGFFVILTLSLNVAFVAGSVEAAAHHNVWILTFAIIVNLVAIGLKLGDRSQIGALLLASGLVAGLLLITARVVWIVAESGDGGGPAPGEMTDIVSIARGALIANIVATVILVGDTLLSRR; from the coding sequence ATGAATCTCGAGCGGGTGGTATTCGGTTTTTTCGTCATTCTTACTTTGAGCCTCAATGTCGCCTTCGTCGCGGGTAGCGTCGAGGCGGCCGCCCATCACAATGTGTGGATTCTCACCTTCGCCATCATCGTCAACCTGGTCGCGATCGGTCTTAAACTGGGGGATCGCTCCCAGATCGGGGCATTGCTGCTGGCGTCCGGTCTGGTTGCCGGCCTTCTGCTGATCACGGCGCGGGTCGTCTGGATCGTCGCGGAATCCGGTGATGGGGGCGGGCCGGCGCCGGGAGAGATGACCGATATCGTTTCAATCGCAAGGGGAGCGCTGATCGCGAATATCGTCGCGACGGTGATCCTGGTCGGCGACACGCTGCTCTCGCGACGCTAG
- a CDS encoding helix-turn-helix domain-containing protein has translation MYLTLVDLLLAAAIHLVFLGYLWATIRAIGRFGTTVRQLFSNLENKQLAWLRTLLIGYAFVWTLSLFYCLSAHVFKSDASAEWVSTIGAITGFLFINYLLIHALRQPAIFSGLSAEETRLAQSDDNQDAPEREVDSALLRRLETHMAETRPYLNANLTVEQLARQLGVPTRELSQTINQGLEKNFFEFVSDYRVAEARRRLQAADPGTTILQVMYDSGFNSKSVFNTAFKKATGMTPSAYRAQG, from the coding sequence ATGTACCTGACGCTGGTTGATCTCCTGCTGGCCGCCGCCATCCACCTGGTCTTCCTGGGCTACCTTTGGGCCACCATTCGCGCTATCGGCCGCTTCGGCACCACGGTACGCCAGCTTTTCTCCAACCTGGAGAACAAACAGCTGGCCTGGCTGCGTACGCTGCTGATCGGCTATGCCTTCGTCTGGACCCTCAGCCTTTTCTACTGCCTCTCCGCCCATGTCTTTAAGAGCGATGCCAGCGCCGAATGGGTCTCCACCATCGGTGCCATCACAGGTTTTTTGTTTATCAACTACCTGCTGATCCACGCCCTGCGCCAGCCTGCTATCTTCTCGGGGCTGAGCGCCGAAGAGACACGCCTCGCCCAGAGCGACGACAACCAGGACGCGCCAGAGAGAGAAGTGGATAGTGCACTGCTCCGGCGCCTTGAAACCCACATGGCCGAGACCAGGCCCTACCTGAACGCCAATCTGACGGTGGAGCAGCTGGCCCGGCAGCTTGGTGTGCCCACCCGTGAGCTGTCGCAAACCATCAACCAGGGGCTCGAGAAGAACTTCTTTGAATTCGTCAGCGACTACCGCGTCGCCGAGGCTCGCCGGCGACTGCAGGCGGCAGATCCCGGCACCACCATCCTGCAGGTGATGTATGACTCGGGCTTCAACTCCAAGTCGGTCTTCAATACGGCCTTCAAGAAGGCTACCGGCATGACTCCCAGCGCCTATCGTGCCCAGGGCTAG
- a CDS encoding DUF4202 domain-containing protein: MSESFDQALTQLNALHAQDPRRVDIDGEPVAKELWHAHRMSAWLFRLRKSPSELLQLAVNAQHLQRWEVPRTDYPEGRVGYLTWRRDQGKRAGETAARVLRENGYTDEDARRVEQLVRKQGLGRDEEAQSVEDCACLVFLENYFADFSRQIERDHLIRIVRMTWDKMSDQARTLALELPMSAESRQLVEEALAG; the protein is encoded by the coding sequence ATGAGTGAGTCCTTTGATCAGGCATTGACCCAGTTGAACGCGCTGCATGCGCAGGATCCGCGTCGTGTGGATATCGACGGTGAGCCGGTTGCCAAGGAGCTGTGGCATGCTCATCGCATGAGCGCCTGGCTGTTTCGGCTGAGAAAATCACCGAGTGAGCTGCTTCAATTGGCGGTGAATGCTCAGCATCTGCAGCGCTGGGAGGTGCCGCGCACGGACTATCCGGAAGGGCGAGTCGGTTATCTGACCTGGCGACGGGATCAAGGCAAGCGCGCCGGAGAAACCGCCGCTCGGGTGCTGCGGGAAAACGGCTATACCGACGAAGACGCGCGTCGCGTCGAGCAACTGGTACGCAAGCAAGGCCTGGGCCGTGATGAGGAGGCGCAGTCGGTGGAAGACTGCGCTTGCCTGGTGTTCCTGGAAAACTACTTCGCGGACTTCTCCCGACAGATCGAGCGGGATCATCTGATTCGTATCGTGCGAATGACCTGGGACAAGATGTCCGACCAGGCTCGGACATTGGCCCTGGAGCTGCCGATGAGCGCGGAGTCTCGGCAACTGGTGGAAGAAGCGTTGGCGGGTTGA
- a CDS encoding potassium channel family protein, which yields MASTSDLDRVGMIVLRYMRRPLFALLFVYSVGIMGMALMPGRAVDGEATHMNLFHAFYFFTYTATTTGFGELPDGFSDEQRLWAIFCLYTGATAWFYAIGSLVGLVQNPHFIQAMDGFQFARKVKRNAEPFIILCGFGDAGSLLARGLSDHHKRAVILDSDPERIKALGVRDYTVAMPGLCADASAPKHLLAAGVKHPACQALVALTNDEDVTLKIAVMARHLNPRLRVICRSTSVRHEANLRALDNVTVVDPFEIFAQLVYRAIARPELHNLNAWFVGAHGVELGTPLQVPRGDWILCGYGRMVHWTHRYLQAHGVGVRIIDPEVDANAVGEGTVLIQARADHSALVAAGIDDAAGVVAATNCDSDNLSTLLTVMQLNPKAFRIVRQNSHENQVAFDAARADLILQHSLTTARRILKLLISPLVQGLIDWLAEREPARTEALVARLRAVVGAEPSRLWSVRLVPGEAPAVTEYLQAGGAVALGVLCRDARSFPEKLPCEALAVRRAGQSIMLPDKDFPLEIGDEALVCGVHWAEPMLQATLHNPYTLRYVMTGIDEPRGYVFAWLEDRLRRRRSDHKSMRG from the coding sequence GTGGCCTCTACCTCCGATCTCGACCGTGTGGGAATGATCGTCCTGCGCTATATGCGCCGGCCGCTGTTCGCGCTGCTGTTCGTGTATTCGGTGGGCATCATGGGCATGGCCCTGATGCCGGGCCGGGCCGTCGATGGTGAGGCGACCCACATGAATCTTTTCCACGCCTTTTATTTCTTCACCTACACGGCGACCACGACCGGTTTCGGCGAACTGCCGGACGGCTTCAGCGACGAACAGCGGCTGTGGGCGATCTTCTGCCTCTATACCGGCGCCACCGCGTGGTTCTATGCGATCGGATCCCTGGTTGGCCTGGTTCAGAACCCCCATTTCATCCAGGCCATGGATGGGTTCCAGTTTGCCCGCAAGGTCAAGCGCAACGCTGAGCCTTTCATCATCCTCTGTGGCTTCGGCGATGCGGGCAGTCTGCTTGCCCGGGGCCTGAGCGATCATCATAAACGCGCGGTGATACTCGATTCTGATCCAGAACGCATCAAGGCACTGGGCGTGCGCGATTATACGGTGGCGATGCCGGGGCTCTGTGCGGACGCCAGCGCGCCGAAGCACCTCCTGGCCGCGGGTGTCAAACACCCGGCATGCCAGGCCCTGGTTGCGCTGACGAACGATGAAGACGTCACGCTCAAGATCGCGGTGATGGCACGGCACCTGAACCCGCGGCTCCGGGTCATCTGTCGTTCGACCTCGGTCCGCCACGAGGCCAACCTGCGGGCACTGGACAATGTCACGGTCGTCGACCCGTTCGAGATCTTCGCCCAGCTCGTCTACCGGGCAATCGCCCGTCCCGAACTGCACAATCTCAATGCGTGGTTCGTGGGAGCGCATGGCGTCGAACTCGGGACACCGCTACAGGTTCCGCGGGGTGACTGGATTCTATGCGGGTACGGGCGCATGGTGCACTGGACCCATCGCTATCTCCAGGCTCATGGCGTCGGCGTACGCATCATCGATCCGGAGGTGGACGCCAACGCGGTCGGAGAAGGTACGGTCCTGATCCAGGCGCGGGCGGATCATTCGGCCCTGGTGGCCGCCGGGATCGACGATGCGGCCGGGGTCGTCGCCGCGACGAATTGCGATTCCGACAATCTCAGTACGTTGTTGACGGTGATGCAGCTCAATCCGAAGGCGTTTCGTATCGTGCGTCAGAACAGTCATGAGAATCAGGTGGCGTTCGATGCCGCCCGGGCCGACCTGATTCTTCAGCACAGCCTGACAACGGCGCGAAGGATCCTGAAACTGCTGATCTCGCCTCTCGTCCAAGGATTGATCGATTGGCTTGCGGAACGCGAACCGGCCCGCACGGAAGCACTGGTGGCCCGTCTGCGGGCGGTCGTGGGCGCAGAGCCCTCGCGCCTGTGGTCGGTCAGGCTGGTGCCTGGCGAGGCGCCGGCGGTGACCGAATATCTGCAAGCTGGAGGGGCGGTGGCGTTGGGTGTGTTGTGTCGCGATGCGCGCTCGTTCCCGGAAAAGCTCCCCTGCGAAGCGCTCGCCGTTCGCCGGGCAGGGCAGTCGATCATGTTGCCGGACAAGGATTTTCCGCTTGAGATCGGCGACGAGGCCCTCGTCTGCGGTGTTCATTGGGCGGAGCCGATGCTGCAGGCGACACTCCATAATCCCTATACGCTTCGGTATGTCATGACGGGGATCGATGAGCCGCGCGGGTACGTGTTCGCGTGGCTTGAAGACAGACTACGGCGTCGCCGCAGTGATCATAAGTCGATGCGCGGCTGA
- a CDS encoding type II toxin-antitoxin system HicB family antitoxin, with translation MHYPIAIEVGDEQHAYSVVVPDLPGCFSAGDTFDDAIANAREAIEGHLESLAEHGDPIPTATTIQQYLKEPEYAGWVWAAVEIDMTPYLGKSHKINVTLPDLLIKRIDNTVSKQSEYQSRSGFLARAALHELERSAR, from the coding sequence ATGCACTATCCCATTGCCATTGAAGTCGGCGATGAGCAGCACGCCTATAGCGTGGTAGTACCCGATTTGCCGGGGTGTTTCTCTGCCGGTGATACCTTCGATGACGCAATTGCCAACGCCCGCGAGGCTATCGAGGGTCATCTGGAAAGCCTGGCCGAGCATGGCGATCCTATTCCTACCGCAACCACCATTCAGCAATATTTGAAAGAACCCGAGTACGCTGGCTGGGTATGGGCGGCAGTCGAAATCGACATGACCCCATATCTGGGAAAAAGCCATAAAATAAACGTGACGCTGCCCGATCTATTGATCAAACGCATCGACAACACCGTTTCCAAACAGAGCGAGTATCAAAGCCGCTCCGGCTTTTTAGCTCGTGCCGCATTACACGAGCTGGAGCGCAGCGCACGTTAG